The genomic interval AAAAACCTGCAATTATTTTTGATAATGAACAATACCAAAATTTAAGAAAAAAATATTCAAATAGTTTAGAATACATTAAAGGCCATGAAAGTATTGAACAGAGCACTAAAAAAGCAAAAGATTCTGAATTGATTGTTTTAGGTTCTGGAAACCTAGGATTAATATATTTAACAGAATGGAAACAACGCTTAACCTATGAAGAAATAGTTATGTTATTTCCTGAATTGATACCCGGCCTTGTAAAACATCCAGGAATTGGATTCATTTTAGTTCATTCAATAACCAATGGAGGCATGGTGATTGGAGAAGATGGAATATACTATTTAGATACAGATAAAATAATTGGTGAAAACCCCTTAATTAATTATGGAAAAAATGCTGCAAGACATTTAAAACGACAAAACACATTTAACAATATGCCCGACATAATGGTCAATGGTTTTTATGATGAAAAATATGATGAAGTAAATGCATTTGAAGAGTTAATTGGAAGTCATGGAGGTCTTGGAGGAGATCAAACAAAACCTTTCATTTTATATCCTTCTGAATGGGAAGATCCTGGTAAATTAATTGGAGCTTCCTCAATTTACGAATTCTTAAAAAAAGAAATTAATGAATTAAAATCTTGAAAGCCAATAATCAAATATTTCATAAATCTCTTCATCAAAACTTATTGTTCTATCTTTATTTTGATCAATTGCATCTGGATAATCCCTATTTAATCTAATTAGAGTCATATTTTTATTATTATATGTCATTTGTTCAAATGGATATCTAATAATTGTTGGAGTGTTAAATCCAACTCCCAATTCTAAAAGTACAATGTTTTTATCTTCATCAATTCTGGATAAAAAATTCTGATAATTACTGGCCATTTCATGCCATTTTTTATCTTCAATGAAGAATTGGTCTTTTCTTAGGTTAAGATCCATATTCCCTCCACAAACCGGACACTTAGGAACCAGATTAGACGGAATTCTGCAACCTTCTATTTTTCCTAAAGATTCATAAACAAAATCCTCGTTTGAATATAATTTATCAT from Methanobrevibacter gottschalkii DSM 11977 carries:
- a CDS encoding SIR2 family NAD-dependent protein deacylase — its product is MDNFKQRLNKSKEAIDNADYIIIGAGAGFSAAAGILYSGKRFEDNFKDFIEKYDMKDMYSAGFYPFKTQEEKWAYWCRHVYVNRYSVGKTELYKKLFNLVKDKDYFVLTTNVEHQFWINDFEDKRIFATQGDYGSMQCEKGCHDKLYSNEDFVYESLGKIEGCRIPSNLVPKCPVCGGNMDLNLRKDQFFIEDKKWHEMASNYQNFLSRIDEDKNIVLLELGVGFNTPTIIRYPFEQMTYNNKNMTLIRLNRDYPDAIDQNKDRTISFDEEIYEIFDYWLSRF